The following are from one region of the Nicotiana tabacum cultivar K326 chromosome 3, ASM71507v2, whole genome shotgun sequence genome:
- the LOC107821251 gene encoding uncharacterized protein LOC107821251: MGCCVSSDNHNRVPPTISNSSQQSEEETVKEVLSETPTIPKKSSPISYFPNTMEQKPHKDHILKKPSIPNFNHHSRHDHDLSEEVSEICSDTISTTTTLTDKRYTTTEDDATEVRQMSPAKYRNGSFQGELRRNVGSSPARRCDPSPGRVRAGRDSRGPRKDNGECSGRRSRSPAMRTESGGFGSGIGRSPSVRKTGKSPGRVRSELGDRTRKMEERDGNGENKWPPTSENESLENPLVSLECFIFL, from the coding sequence ATGGGTTGTTGTGTTAGCAGTGACAACCACAATAGAGTACCTCCCACTATATCCAATTCTTCACAACAGAGCGAAGAAGAGACAGTCAAAGAAGTGCTTTCTGAAACTCCAACTATACCCAAGAAATCCTCTCCCATCTCATATTTTCCCAATACTATGGAACAAAAACCCCATAAAGATCACATTTTGAAGAAACCTAGCATTCCTAACTTCAACCACCACTCTCGTCATGATCATGATCTCTCGGAAGAAGTATCCGAGATCTGCAGCGACACCATTTCAACTACAACAACATTAACAGATAAACGATACACAACAACTGAAGATGATGCCACTGAAGTCCGGCAGATGTCACCGGCCAAGTACCGGAACGGTTCTTTTCAGGGAGAGTTGAGAAGAAATGTTGGGAGCTCGCCTGCGAGAAGATGTGACCCGTCTCCTGGTCGGGTCAGAGCAGGAAGAGATTCTCGGGGTCCGAGGAAGGATAACGGGGAATGTTCTGGTAGGAGATCGAGGTCACCGGCGATGAGGACGGAGAGTGGAGGATTCGGGTCGGGCATAGGGAGGAGCCCGTCGGTGAGGAAAACGGGTAAGTCGCCGGGAAGAGTGAGATCCGAACTGGGTGATCGGACCCGGAAGATGGAGGAAAGAGATGGGAATGGAGAAAACAAGTGGCCACCGACAAGTGAAAATGAATCACTTGAAAATCCACTTGTGTCCTTGGAATGTTTTATTTTCCtgtga